A genomic window from Apus apus isolate bApuApu2 chromosome 26, bApuApu2.pri.cur, whole genome shotgun sequence includes:
- the PPP2R2A gene encoding serine/threonine-protein phosphatase 2A 55 kDa regulatory subunit B alpha isoform isoform X2 gives MAGAGGGNDIQWCFSQVKGAVDDDVAEADIISTVEFNHSGELLATGDKGGRVVIFQQEQENKTQSHSRGEYNVYSTFQSHEPEFDYLKSLEIEEKINKIRWLPQKNAAQFLLSTNDKTIKLWKISERDKRPEGYNLKEEDGRYRDPTTVTTLRVPVFRPMDLMVEASPRRIFANAHTYHINSISINSDYETYLSADDLRINLWHLEITDRSFNIVDIKPANMEELTEVITAAEFHPNSCNTFVYSSSKGTIRLCDMRAAALCDRHSKLFEEPEDPSNRSFFSEIISSISDVKFSHSGRYMMTRDYLSVKIWDLNMENRPVETYQVHEYLRSKLCSLYENDCIFDKFECCWNGSDSIVMTGSYNNFFRMFDRNTKRDITLEASRENNKPRTVLKPRKVCASGKRKKDEISVDSLDFNKKILHTAWHPKENIIAVATTNNLYIFQDKMN, from the exons gagctggaggaggaaatgACATTCAGTGGTGTTTTTCTCAGGTGAAAGGCGCTGTAGATGATGATGTAGCAGAAG CGGATATAATTTCTACAGTAGAATTTAATCATTCTGGAGAATTGCTAGCAACAGGAGACAAAGGAGGTAGAGTTGTCATCTTTCAACAGGAGCAGGAG AACAAAACCCAGTCTCACAGTAGGGGAGAATACAATGTTTACAGTACCTTTCAAAGCCACGAACCAGAGTTTGACTACTTGAAAAGTTTAGAAATTGAAGAGAAGATCAACAAAATTAGGTGGTTACCCCAGAAAAATGCTGCTCAGTTTTTATTGTCTACAAATG ataaaacaataaaattatggaaaatcAGTGAAAGGGACAAAAGACCAGAGGGTTATAATTTAAAGGAAGAAGATGGACGGTATAGGGATCCTACTACAGTTACAACACTACGG GTGCCAGTATTCAGGCCCATGGACCTCATGGTTGAAGCTAGTCCACGAAGAATATTTGCCAATGCTCACACGTATCACATCAATTCCATCTCCATTAATAGTGATTATGAAACGTACTTATCCGCAGATGACTTGCGGATTAACCTGTGGCACCTAGAAATTACAGACAGAAGTTTTA ATATTGTAGATATTAAGCCTGCCAACATGGAAGAGCTCACAGAGGTGATAACAGCTGCAGAGTTCCACCCAAACAGCTGTAATACATTTGTGTACAGCAGCAGTAAAGGAACGATCCGACTCTGTGAtatgagagcagcagcactctGTGACAGACACTCAAAAT TGTTTGAAGAGCCAGAAGATCCTAGCAACAGatcatttttctctgaaatcatCTCTTCCATATCTGATGTCAAATTTAGCCATAGTGGTCGATATATGATGACTAGAGATTACCTGTCAGTGAAGATCTGGGatttaaatatggaaaatagACCTGTGGAAACATACCAG GTGCATGAATACCTCAGAAGTAAACTTTGTTCACTGTATGAGAACGATTGCATTTTTGACAAATTTGAATGCTGTTGGAATGGATCGGACAG CATTGTCATGACAGGATCATACAACAACTTCTTCAGAATGTTTGACAGAAACACAAAGCGAGACATCACCTTAGAGGCATCCCGGGAAAACAACAAACCTCGAACCGTTTTGAAACCACGTAAAGTCTGTGCCAGTGGTAAGAGAAAGAAGGATGAAATCAGTGTTGACAGCCTAGACTTCAACAAGAAGATTCTACACACAGCCTGGCATCCTAAGGAAAACATCATTGCTGTAGCTACTACAAACAACTTGTATATATTTCAAGACAAAATGAATTAG
- the PPP2R2A gene encoding serine/threonine-protein phosphatase 2A 55 kDa regulatory subunit B alpha isoform isoform X1, translating into MFLKFSLRSVFYGAGGGNDIQWCFSQVKGAVDDDVAEADIISTVEFNHSGELLATGDKGGRVVIFQQEQENKTQSHSRGEYNVYSTFQSHEPEFDYLKSLEIEEKINKIRWLPQKNAAQFLLSTNDKTIKLWKISERDKRPEGYNLKEEDGRYRDPTTVTTLRVPVFRPMDLMVEASPRRIFANAHTYHINSISINSDYETYLSADDLRINLWHLEITDRSFNIVDIKPANMEELTEVITAAEFHPNSCNTFVYSSSKGTIRLCDMRAAALCDRHSKLFEEPEDPSNRSFFSEIISSISDVKFSHSGRYMMTRDYLSVKIWDLNMENRPVETYQVHEYLRSKLCSLYENDCIFDKFECCWNGSDSIVMTGSYNNFFRMFDRNTKRDITLEASRENNKPRTVLKPRKVCASGKRKKDEISVDSLDFNKKILHTAWHPKENIIAVATTNNLYIFQDKMN; encoded by the exons gagctggaggaggaaatgACATTCAGTGGTGTTTTTCTCAGGTGAAAGGCGCTGTAGATGATGATGTAGCAGAAG CGGATATAATTTCTACAGTAGAATTTAATCATTCTGGAGAATTGCTAGCAACAGGAGACAAAGGAGGTAGAGTTGTCATCTTTCAACAGGAGCAGGAG AACAAAACCCAGTCTCACAGTAGGGGAGAATACAATGTTTACAGTACCTTTCAAAGCCACGAACCAGAGTTTGACTACTTGAAAAGTTTAGAAATTGAAGAGAAGATCAACAAAATTAGGTGGTTACCCCAGAAAAATGCTGCTCAGTTTTTATTGTCTACAAATG ataaaacaataaaattatggaaaatcAGTGAAAGGGACAAAAGACCAGAGGGTTATAATTTAAAGGAAGAAGATGGACGGTATAGGGATCCTACTACAGTTACAACACTACGG GTGCCAGTATTCAGGCCCATGGACCTCATGGTTGAAGCTAGTCCACGAAGAATATTTGCCAATGCTCACACGTATCACATCAATTCCATCTCCATTAATAGTGATTATGAAACGTACTTATCCGCAGATGACTTGCGGATTAACCTGTGGCACCTAGAAATTACAGACAGAAGTTTTA ATATTGTAGATATTAAGCCTGCCAACATGGAAGAGCTCACAGAGGTGATAACAGCTGCAGAGTTCCACCCAAACAGCTGTAATACATTTGTGTACAGCAGCAGTAAAGGAACGATCCGACTCTGTGAtatgagagcagcagcactctGTGACAGACACTCAAAAT TGTTTGAAGAGCCAGAAGATCCTAGCAACAGatcatttttctctgaaatcatCTCTTCCATATCTGATGTCAAATTTAGCCATAGTGGTCGATATATGATGACTAGAGATTACCTGTCAGTGAAGATCTGGGatttaaatatggaaaatagACCTGTGGAAACATACCAG GTGCATGAATACCTCAGAAGTAAACTTTGTTCACTGTATGAGAACGATTGCATTTTTGACAAATTTGAATGCTGTTGGAATGGATCGGACAG CATTGTCATGACAGGATCATACAACAACTTCTTCAGAATGTTTGACAGAAACACAAAGCGAGACATCACCTTAGAGGCATCCCGGGAAAACAACAAACCTCGAACCGTTTTGAAACCACGTAAAGTCTGTGCCAGTGGTAAGAGAAAGAAGGATGAAATCAGTGTTGACAGCCTAGACTTCAACAAGAAGATTCTACACACAGCCTGGCATCCTAAGGAAAACATCATTGCTGTAGCTACTACAAACAACTTGTATATATTTCAAGACAAAATGAATTAG